The following proteins come from a genomic window of Oncorhynchus mykiss isolate Arlee chromosome 19, USDA_OmykA_1.1, whole genome shotgun sequence:
- the LOC110497909 gene encoding GSK3-beta interaction protein, whose amino-acid sequence MEIDYQPEDSPVSLFDEDCIDHVKDMRLEAEAVVSDVLFAVSEMYVSSNLDSALAVAYINVETREGNRYCLELNEAGLRVVGYAFDQVDESLSTQYFETIYSLLDTLSPGYREAFGNALLQRLERLQQNGQ is encoded by the exons ATGGAGATAGACTACCAACCAGAGGACTCGCCTGTCTCCTTATTCGATGAAGACTGTATTGATCACGTGAAGGACATGAGGTTGGAAGCAGAGGCAGTGGTCAGCGATGTGTTATTCGCCGTGTCTGAAATGTATGTGTCCTCAAATTTGGACAGTGCTTTGGCTGTGGCCTACATCAACGTGGAAACAAGAGAGGGCAATCGCTATTGCCTTGAGCTCAATGAAGCTGGACTAAGG GTGGTTGGCTACGCTTTTGACCAGGTGGATGAGAGCTTGAGCACCCAATACTTTGAGACTATTTATTCACTGCTGGATACCCTCAGCCCAGGCTACAGAGAAGCTTTTGGGAATGCCCTGCTACAGCGATTGGAGAGGCTGCAGCAAAATGGACAATGA